A genomic segment from Diospyros lotus cultivar Yz01 chromosome 5, ASM1463336v1, whole genome shotgun sequence encodes:
- the LOC127801819 gene encoding haloacid dehalogenase-like hydrolase domain-containing protein Sgpp, with product MPPALLSPSLISKPVTKTRLHIFPFPTKHPSNFPRHLPRMSTKSNSYPQTQNGTSSLSSLAPLEAILFDIDGTLCDSDPLHYDAFREMLQQVGFNGGEPISEEFFSQNISGGHNDELCHVLLPDWQFEKAMKFMDDKEAIFRRLAKEKLQPVNGLNKLCKWIEERGLQRAAVTNAPRPNAELIVSILGLEDFFKTVIIGGECERAKPFPDPYLKGLHLLEASPKHAFAFEDSVSGIKAGVAAGIPVVGLATRNPENLLAEAGASLVIKDFNDPKLWAVLEELDNMADIKTGTT from the exons ATGCCACCTGCTCTGCTTTCTCCGAGCCTCATCTCTAAACCTGTCACGAAGACCCGCCTGCACATTTTCCCATTTCCCACAAAACATCCTTCTAACTTTCCTCGTCATCTTCCACGGATGTCCACTAAATCAAATTCCTACCCTCAGACTCAAAACGG CACTTCCTCACTCTCTTCCCTTGCTCCTCTGGAGGCTATACTATTTGATATTGATGGAACATTGTGTGATTCAGATCCTCTGCATTACGATGCCTTCCGTGAAATGCTGCAACAG GTTGGTTTCAATGGGGGAGAACCCATATCTGAGGAATTCTTCAGTCAAAATATTAGTGGCGGGCATAACGACGAACTCTGTCATGTCCTCCTTCCAGACTGGCAGTTTGAGAAAGCCATGAAATTTATGGATGATAAGGAGGCGATCTTCCGGAG ATTAGCAAAAGAGAAACTACAACCTGTAAATGGTCTGAACAAGTTGTGCAAATGGATTGAAGAGCGTGGCTTGCAACGAGCTGCAGTAACTAATGCTCCAAGACCAAATGCTGAGCTCATCGTCTCAATTCTGGGCCTTGAAGATTTCTTCAAGACAGTAATAATTGGTGGTGAATGTGAGAGAGCCAAACCATTCCCTGATCCCTACCTGAAGGGTCTCCATTTACTCGAAGCATCCCCTAAGCACGCATTTGCGTTTGAG GACTCCGTTTCTGGAATAAAAGCTGGGGTTGCAGCTGGGATTCCAGTGGTGGGTTTAGCTACGAGGAACCCTGAAAATTTACTGGCAGAAGCTGGTGCAAGCCTTGTCATCAAGGATTTCAATGACCCCAAATTGTGGGCTGTTTTGGAAGAGCTAGATAACATGGCAGATATAAAAACAGGTACTACTTAG